Genomic segment of Wolbachia endosymbiont (group A) of Longitarsus flavicornis:
ACAACACCAGTTGGAATATGCGTAATGCGTACTGCACTTTCAGTCTTGTTCACATGCTGACCGCCTGCTCCGGAAGCACGGTAGGTGTCGATCTTTAGATCCTTTTCATCCACAGCAATATCAATTGAATCTTCTATTACTGGAGTTACTCCTACACTTGCAAAACTGGTATGACGTTTACCATTTGCATCAAACGGCGATATTCTAACCAGCCTGTGAATTCCACTTTCACTTTTTGCCCACCCATAAGCTTTTTCTCCAACGATTTTTATCATTGCGGACTTTATACCAACCGACTCTCCTTCTAATTTTTCTACAACTTCAACTTTAAAGTTGTGATAAATTTCTGCCCACCTTACATACATGCGCATCAGCATTTCAGCCCAATCATTGCTCTCGGTTCCGCCAGCTCCTGAGTGGATTTCTAAAAAGCAGTCATTGTTATCTGCTTCACCAGTAAATAAGGATTCTGTTTCTTTACACTTGATTAATTTTTCTAACTTTACCAGTTCATTTTCAACTTCGGAGAAAAATTCTTCATCATTTTCATCAATAGCGGATTTCATTAAATCGATAGCGTTACTGTAGTCGCTTTCCAGCTTTAAAAACGACTCTACGTCATTCTTAATTTTAGAACGTTCTTTTAAAATTTCTTGTGCTTTTTGGTTATCTTGCCACAGATCATCATCTGCAGCTTGGGAGTCAAGCTCTTCAAGACGCAACTTTAATTTTTCTATGTCAAAGACACCTCCTGATAAGAGAAATACTTTTATTTAAGCTTTGAAAGTGTTCAAGAATTTCTGAATAAGTTTTCATTATACTTTAGATTTTAATATATTTACTATTACTAACAATAACAGCAAACAAAATAGAAATTTAACCATATAGTAGTTAATTTGAAATAATTTTATTATACTTTAATGCTCAACGGAATCAAGCACGTATATTTAAAGGTAAAATAATGAATATTAAAATAAGTTCTCATTATGGTTTAGACAAAAAGGCTATTGATGACTTAATAGAGTCACTTGATAACGATGAACTAGAAAATGTTCGTAATATTGTAAAAACGATAGATAGCGTTCAGTTAGCTTATTTTTTATCTACTTCAATCAGTGATCACAGGGAGAAACTAGTTAATATCCTCGATCAACATTTGTTAAGTGATGCCCTAGTGCATGTAGTGCCAGATTTACAAATAGAGATCATAGAAACATTGGGAATAGAAAATACAGCAAAGTTACTAATGCTCCTTGATGTAGAAGATATAGTAACCATAGTGAAAGATTTAGATAGAAAGTCTGTAGAAAATATGCTTTACTATTTGCCCAGCAAGACTCAGAAATCAGTAGAGGAGTTGCTATCATACCCAGAAGAAAGTGCAGGAAGGTTAATACATAAAGATATGGTTATAGCTCCATATTATTGGACAATAAATCAATTGACAGAATTTGTGTGCAACTATAAAAAAATACCAGAAAAATTTCACCAGATATTCATTATCAACTCAAAATTAGAGCCTATAGGCAGTGTTAATTTAAATAAGGTAATATCTCACTCAGGAGACACAATAATAAAAGAGATAATGGATCATGACATAAAAATCATTAAAACTGGAATAGACCAAGAGGAAGTAGCAAGAATATTTAAAGATTACTCTTTATTATCAGCTCCGGTAGTAAATAAGAATGGTAAAATTATTGGTGTGATCTTAATTGAAGATGTGATAAAAGTTGTTCAACAAGAAACAGAAGAGGATATACTCAAAATAAGCGGTGTATCTTCTAAAGCCGATATAAATGCCCCTATACATAAAACTATAATTAAAAGGCTACCTTGGTTACTGTTTAACCTCTTAGCTGCAACAATGTGTTCCATAGTAGTTGGCTTTTTCGATGATGTAATAAAAAGTTTTATAGTACTGCCAATAATCATGCCGATAATTGCATCAATGAGCGGAAATGCAGGATCCCAAACAGTAACGCTAACCATCCGGGCAATCGCAACAAAATATTTAACTGAGCAAAATGCAAAAAGAATACTGATGAAAGAATTTTTAATAGGTCTTATAAACGGGGTGATCTTATCTACTATTTCATTAGTAGTGTTAGCAATAATGTTTCACAACTTCAAAGTGGAGATGATTTTTGTGGTCTCCATGATTATGATGTCAATTATTGCAACGTTCATCGGAACTTTCATTCCTATAATGCTTCACCGTTTAAAGTCTGACCCTGCAGTTTCTTCTTCAATCCTAACATCGGCAACAACTGATATTCTCTCAGCTTTTATATTTCTTGGTTTAGCTACGATCTTTTTATTAAACAGCTAATACTATCTATAGCTATACCGCCGCGAACCGTCATACCGCGATTCATTCGCGGTATCTCTTAGCATAGATCCCGCTAACAAGTAGCGGGATGACGAGAAAGGGGCTACTTGGATGACATTCTTCCTGGTGTGCCCAAATCACAATGTTCGTACATCTGTGGATTTATTCGCGGTATAGATATCGCTAACGAGTAGCGGAATGACGGTTTTTCAAATTGTCGTAAGTCAGTTTAGCTATAATATCAAGTTTCACCAACTATTTCTCTCTATTAAATAAGAATAAATTACCTATACAAAAATAGATTGGCAATATTTCAAGTCTGCCAAGCAGCATTAAAAACGATAGAAATAATTTTACTTCATTACTGAAAGAAGAATAGTTACCTGAAGGGCCTATTAAGTTGCTGAACCCTGGACCAGAGTTTGTAAGCGTTGCAGAGACTGAGCTGACGCTAGTTATAAAGTCCGCATTGCTTAAGTAAGACATCACTATTGATGAAATGGTAAACGTTAACATGAAAATCGCAAAAAATATAAAGACAGAATGAACTTCATCATTCTCCAGGGTTTTTCCATTGAATTTTACTTTATTACCTGCGCCTGGGTTTAATAAAAGGCGAAAGTGATTTTCTATAGACCTTAGAAAAATGATCAAACGAAAGATTTTGATTCCACCACTTGAAGAACCACTACATCCACCAACAAAGGTTAGAAAAAAAGCTAAGACTGAAATGAAGCTCCAATCTATATGATTACAGATTGCATAACCAGTTGACGTAATTAAAGAGGTGATGGTAAATGTGCTGTATCTAAATGATAATGACACTCCTAAATCAACATTTTTATACAACCAAAAACAAGCAAATAAAGATGAAACAATAGCTATCTTAACAAAGTAAGAGACTTGCTCATC
This window contains:
- the prfB gene encoding peptide chain release factor 2 (programmed frameshift), with the translated sequence MKTYSEILEHFQSLNKSISLIRRCLDIEKLKLRLEELDSQAADDDLWQDNQKAQEILKERSKIKNDVESFLKLESDYSNAIDLMKSAIDENDEEFFSEVENELVKLEKLIKCKETESLFTGEADNNDCFLEIHSGAGGTESNDWAEMLMRMYVRWAEIYHNFKVEVVEKLEGESVGIKSAMIKIVGEKAYGWAKSESGIHRLVRISPFDANGKRHTSFASVGVTPVIEDSIDIAVDEKDLKIDTYRASGAGGQHVNKTESAVRITHIPTGVVVQCQNGRSQHRNKDEALKLLKGRLYQIELEKKEQKMAEEYGKKCDIGWGNQIRSYVMHPYQMVKDLRTGHEMGNINSVFDGNIDCFIVSVLTKQN
- the mgtE gene encoding magnesium transporter; the protein is MNIKISSHYGLDKKAIDDLIESLDNDELENVRNIVKTIDSVQLAYFLSTSISDHREKLVNILDQHLLSDALVHVVPDLQIEIIETLGIENTAKLLMLLDVEDIVTIVKDLDRKSVENMLYYLPSKTQKSVEELLSYPEESAGRLIHKDMVIAPYYWTINQLTEFVCNYKKIPEKFHQIFIINSKLEPIGSVNLNKVISHSGDTIIKEIMDHDIKIIKTGIDQEEVARIFKDYSLLSAPVVNKNGKIIGVILIEDVIKVVQQETEEDILKISGVSSKADINAPIHKTIIKRLPWLLFNLLAATMCSIVVGFFDDVIKSFIVLPIIMPIIASMSGNAGSQTVTLTIRAIATKYLTEQNAKRILMKEFLIGLINGVILSTISLVVLAIMFHNFKVEMIFVVSMIMMSIIATFIGTFIPIMLHRLKSDPAVSSSILTSATTDILSAFIFLGLATIFLLNS